From a single Lates calcarifer isolate ASB-BC8 linkage group LG12, TLL_Latcal_v3, whole genome shotgun sequence genomic region:
- the snrpc gene encoding LOW QUALITY PROTEIN: U1 small nuclear ribonucleoprotein C (The sequence of the model RefSeq protein was modified relative to this genomic sequence to represent the inferred CDS: deleted 1 base in 1 codon): protein MPKFYCDYCDTYLTHDSPSVRKTHCSGRKHKENVKDYYQKWMEEQAQSLIDKTTAAFQQGKIPPTPFPGGPPPGGPPRPGMLPTPPMGGPPMMPMMGPPPHGMMPGGPGGMRPPMGGPMQMMPGPPHMMRHPRPMMMPVRPGMMRPDR from the exons ATGCCTAA gTTTTACTGTGACTACTGTGACACCTATCTTACACACGATTCG CCATCAGTGAGGAAAACCCACTGCAGTGGCcgcaaacacaaagaaaatgtgaaagatTACTACCAGAAATGGATGGAGGAGCAGGCTCAGAGCCTGATTGATAAAACAA CGGCTGCTTTTCAACAGGGAAAGATCCCCCCCACACCGTTCCCTGGTGGCCCTCCTCCAG GTGGTCCTCCTCGCCCAGGCATGCTACCAACACCCCCTATGGGAGGTCCTCCTATGATGCCCATGATGGGGCCTCCACCACATGGGATGATGCCTGGTGGACCAG GAGGCATGAGGCCGCCGATGGGAGGACCCATGCAGATGATGCCAGGACCACCACACATGATGCGTCACCCTCGACCAATGATGATGCCA GTCAGGCCGGGCATGATGCGTCCAGACAGATAA
- the ilrun gene encoding protein ILRUN, with amino-acid sequence MEGTDMDVDAELMQKFSCMGTTDKDVLISEFQRLLGFQLNPAGCAFFLDMTNWNLQAAIGAYYDFESPNVNTPSMSFVEDVTIGEGESVPPDTPFTKTWRIQNTGAESWPPGVCLKYIGGDQFGHVNTVMVKSLDPQEISDVSVQMRSPTTPGMYQGQWRMCTATGLFYGDVIWVILSVEVGGLLGVTQQLSSFETEFNTQPQRNVQGDFNPFASPQKNKHDATDNSFRDPGGAWERTQEPIQQDQNGLSHNAVNRASNGLQTNLSVVTYGQGIHGPYPFGQS; translated from the exons ATGGAGGGCACGGACATGGACGTGGACGCGGAGCTCATGCAGAAGTTCAGCTGCATGGGTACCACGGACAAGGACGTCCTCATTTCGGAGTTTCAGAGGCTGCTGGGCTTCCAGCTCAACCCAGCCGGTTGCGCCTTCTTCCTGGACATGACCAACTG GAACCTTCAGGCTGCTATTGGTGCATATTATGACTTTGAAAGTCCCAATGTCAACACCCCATCCATGTCCTTTGTTGAAGATGTGACAATTGGGGAAGGAGAGTCTGTTCCTCCAGATACACCGTTCACAAAGACCTGGAGGATACAAAACACAG GTGCAGAGTCGTGGCCGCCTGGGGTTTGTCTCAAATACATCGGTGGGGATCAGTTTGGGCATGTAAACACAGTTATGGTGAAGTCTCTAGACCCCCAGGAAATATCAGATGTGAGTGTGCAGATGCGAAGTCCCACAACTCCTGGCATGTATCAGGGTCAGTGGAGGATGTGTACAGCCACCGGATTATTCTATGGAG ATGTAATCTGGGTGATTCTTAGTGTAGAAGTTGGAGGTCTCCTCGGCGTGACCCAGCAGCTTTCCTCCTTTGAGACAGAGTTCAACACCCAACCCCAACGCAACGTGCAGGGAGACTTCAACCCCTTTGCCTCGCCACAGAAGAACAAGCACGACGCCACTGACAACAGCTTCAGAGATCCTGGCGGGGCCTGGGAACGCACACAGGAGCCAATCCAGCAAGATCAAAATGGACTGTCTCATAATGCTGTAAATAGGGCGTCAAATGGTCTCCAAACCAATCTTTCTGTGGTGACTTATGGACAG GGTATTCATGGACCCTATCCATTTGGACAGAGCTAG